A portion of the Flavobacterium limnophilum genome contains these proteins:
- a CDS encoding Lrp/AsnC family transcriptional regulator — translation MENLDHIDLQILKQLQENSNINTKELASKLFLTVTPVYERIKRLERDGYIMKYVALLDKKKLNLGMTVFCNVRLKEHAKNVGSNFVKDIVALPEIIECYNIAGDYDFMLKILVEDMSSYQDFVMNKLSTIENIGNTHSVFVMGEIKNSTALAI, via the coding sequence ATGGAAAACTTAGACCACATCGATTTGCAGATATTAAAACAGCTACAGGAGAACTCGAATATCAACACAAAAGAGCTGGCCAGCAAATTATTCCTGACCGTTACACCCGTTTATGAGCGAATCAAAAGACTGGAACGAGACGGATATATCATGAAATACGTGGCTTTGTTGGACAAGAAAAAACTCAATCTTGGGATGACGGTTTTTTGCAATGTCCGACTCAAAGAACACGCAAAAAATGTGGGAAGCAATTTTGTGAAAGATATCGTGGCACTTCCAGAAATTATCGAATGCTACAATATTGCCGGCGATTATGATTTTATGCTCAAAATTTTGGTCGAAGACATGTCCAGTTATCAGGATTTTGTGATGAATAAATTATCCACCATCGAAAATATTGGCAACACGCACAGCGTTTTCGTGATGGGAGAAATCAAGAATAGCACGGCATTGGCGATTTGA